TCAAATTAGCGACTAATTTCCCGCGTTGAAGAGAAAATGGGTGGTCACTGATGAGACACTGAGATTACTTTTGGAagattattaatttaaactcTAAAATGATACACTATCATTTAGCGCATATTTCTTATAAGACATATATTCTTATTCTATAAATTAGACAAGTGAACCTTATTTGAAATAAAGATATGCCAAGGCAGTTAGTTAGATAGCATGCTGAACAAGCTAAGGAGTGCTTAACCACATTTTTTTACCGTGTAGTGATCGGCAGTGTTAGCTGTTGAGGTCTGGCTCAAAGTCTGGCTAAGAGGCTCTCTTAAGCCGCTCTTCGCTACGTAAGAAGTGGGTCTGCTCACGTAGTGCTACGTAAGGTAGAAACTGGTTGATGGCACTGGCCGTTCGGCTTTCGCCCGGCAGTCAAAATCTTTGCGAGCTGAAAGACGGACGCATACGCGCGAGAAATGCGAGAATAGTAGTTTGCGATCCAGAGCTTCTGATTATAATAACTGCCAGAATAGAGCCTATCAGTGGCGTGTGCTGCTCCAGTTCAAAGTGGTGGTATTGTTTGCAGTGGCCAAAAAATCGGATGCAGTGAATCGAAGTGTTGTTAAAGTGAAACGAGCTGTGGCAACTGCATTGACAAAGGAAGTGAGCCAGTGAGTGAACGGGTTTTGGCCAGCATTTTCAACTGGCCAAATCGGAGAGCCGACGCGGAGCGGCAGTGAATGCAATTCCGATTTCGAAACATACAGAAACGAAAGTCTGGTGAAGAAAGTTCTCCGCCGCCGAATGCAAAAACCTAATTGCCAACTTAACAGCCAGCCGAGTGAACCAGAAACTCCTGCAGGAATTACAAGCTGCCGAGTGCGAGAAGGTAAATTGAGTTGTAATTGATGACCGCCAGAGAGTGGCCTCATTAATCACCAGCTAGATGCTCTGTGCAATCTTTATTCACGTATCTCGATTCCAACAATTGATGAGGTATTGCCTGCTAGGGAGAAGGTTGTTGCCACCACAAGAAACCGATTGTTAACATTTCCCTGTAGACACTGCTGGGGCTCTTTAAAGCCATTCATTTCGCTGTCCCTCCGCATCTGTGCCTTTGTATCTTACTTTGTATCTATTGGAGTCCCACACTGTGTGCGGCAACTACTTACTGGCCGCTAACTTAATAGAAAAGCCCCGCAATCTGCGTAATTAATTGTCGAGCCACGTTACGTAAGCCGACCAGCTGGCCTACCCCAACTGGGGAATCAAAAAGGGAATCATCTGCTCAGCTCGGCCGGCAATCGAAGCGTCGCCAAATGTTTAACGATACTTTCTTTTTTCGGCTCACAGCGCGTAAAAATGCGTCGAAGAAAGCTCTCGTCTCAGTCGATCAACTgcaaattatgaaaatgatACGAGCGGAGGAGTGGGCAGCACAGCAACATCTCAACTCGGTTGAAATGTCATTAAATTACGAAAACGAGTGATATTATATTATGTATAGGAATAGATAATGTACGAATAATATCATATTCAAACTTCCCAAACTTTTCTTAAATGCACATATCATTGCTCTTGTGATTGTAAGTGATCTGTAGCGCACGTATTATTTTCCAGTGAACCATGGAATTGTGGTTAGTGGTCCATTGGTGCAGCTAAGTGAAATGAGAGGATGTTGGGATTCAGATAAAGGGGCAGATGCAGAGGCATATGCACATCCTAGTGAGTCATGAGTGTTTCCCCCCAACTACAACCGACTCGCACTTTCATTTTGCCATCTTTTTAATACCGCCTGCTGGAGAAGCAACTTTCTTGTCGAGAGCACTCATATCATCCGACAGCTGCAGATGCAGACCGCATTCACACTTATTTCCCATGTGGATGTGCTCTCGCCCGACATCCTCGCAAGATGGTAGATGGTGGAGTGGTTTCACGGCCACTTGAATCCGGACGGCATGAATTGGTTGTGAATTAAATGTCATTTGAGTAAAATCACAGAAAGCCACGATTGCATCACTCTGCCCCTGCAAGAGAGTTTAAATTGGACTTACAGCACCGACTTAATGACATAAATAGCTGTCGACTTTCTAAAGCCCAACTGAGTAGCGGGCAAATAGCAGAAACACCTCTTAGGTGCTGGGCACGCATTCAAATCACTCAATGCGAGTGAGTGGCAACGCCCCGTAAAACAATCAGCGCCTAATGGCCTGCTAACATCGCCGCCAAATTGGCGGCTAATTGGCGAAAACCAAATTCCAATCCACAGAGATGGCCTCACTGGGTTGCTGGGTGGCTAAAACCGAAAGTCCTACCCCGGAATGGCTTAACGCCATTCGGAAAAGGTCTGAGACCTGAGACCTGAGTCCGTTCCCCACGTAGCGACCATTATTCCGCTTTCAAGCAACAGCAGTTAAGTCGAGAAACTGCTCGCTGAAGCAATTCAGGATTTGTCAGACAAAAGCTATCGTATGTGACTTTAGCTCGGCTCCGAGCTGCCAAAGATTAACGCATTGACAAGGGTTTCGCGCAGTAAATACACAACTGATCAACTTAGGTTTCAGCTTAATAAAGTGAGTTGGAAGCTTTCAACAATTTGATAACACTTCAACATAATAAATGCATATGATACTCGGACTATCTCGAGTAGAATGCTTCTACTTTCTACTGCTAAAGGGAGTTAGCTTTCATCAGCACTACCATTAACTAAAGTTATTTCAATTCTTTATGCAACTATGAGCAAAACCAGCTTATATTAATGTGGCCTTCGCTTAATATTTTCCTTTAAAAGGTTGATGTTCAACCAGGGAATAGAATTTCATTAGAAATAATAAGCTGCCACAAAGTCGACCTTCTCGACCATGAATCCCAATTTGTCTGGCAGAGACACCGCGTCTGTCTCTGGGTAAATGCACCTGTCAACCGACCAGAACATATGGGCAAGCGAGTCCACTCGGGTCTCGACCAAGCTGAGGTCTCGACCAACTTGTTCTCGGCCATTGTTGGACTTAACAGTTATGTCACACACTAACAGTTACGATGCAGCGTGTTTACGAGCGTTTTCGACCGTTAGTGGTCGCTGTTTGTCAACCAAACTGGTTGCCGACGTCTAAGTTTGATACTTTGTGCGTTTTTTAGAGTCGTTGGACGGGCGTGTCGCAAGCAATGATTGCCAGCTTATTAGCCCCGTGACCCACGCTCTTTGCGGGGATGGAGCCACTGGAATTATGGAGCATATGCGGCCAAGACATCGCTTTCCATTAGATCAGAAACCGGGAAACTTTGTGACTTAATTGGGAAACTTCGCCTCGGATGAGCGCCGCTGCATAGAGAACAGAATAATATGGTAAAAGGCAGGGAGGTAGAAATCTGATTAAACGCAGCCTTTTCGAAAAGTTTGCCTTAACTATATCAGAGCGGAATATCAGAGCATGAAGGTAGACCCACCGACTCACCGACCCACCGACCGACCACAAACCATAACCAAGTCTTGCCAAAGGGAGGCGGCGTGCAGGAGAAGGGGCGGGGCTCAAAGGGTACGGAATTCAGTTCTAATTGTAATGTTGGAAACTAATTTGCATGATGCCATTGCCATGACCCAAAAGCGTGCACAATGTGAATAATTAAAGCAGCAGCCAAACTGTTGAACCCACCGACGTGGGGAGTACGCAGCTTAAGTTGCCTGGCGATACTTTTTAATGACATGTTCAGACGGTCGCACAGGGGAATTCTACCGACGAAAGCGCAAACCTATAAATGATTGCCCTAATGGGCGGCCAAAAAGCTAATGTTTTCATTAGCTGCTCAGATACTGGTCCACTGTCTTCTCATAGCGTTCCCATGATGCATCTTGATGCTCAAACAATGCGAGCTGAGCTGTTTGCAGGCTTACAAAGTGCCCCATTGCATTTCATGGGAAATTTCCCATTACCCGAGCATCGAGCAGAAACAATTTTCAATCAGTCACCGCGGCTTTTAAGCAGTTTCCATTAAATTGGATTCAGACCAGCTCACAATAAGAAAAggagaatatatatttaaaatatctgGGGCATGCAGAtgtttctttttgcttttatgaTTTATACTGTGTCAATAAGTTCATTAAGTCTACTTTTCctttattaaaattcactTCAATGGGGCTTTAAGAGAGAGACTTTTATGAGACAATTGAGTATTGCTAGTGGTAAATTAACACAGCAACCTAATCAAAGCAAAGCTAAATTAATTTACGAAATTCCAGCTGGCAAAGTGCGTACCTATAGGTTTTCAATTTCCTCTTCGGCATTTTGGCTGATTTCAAACATCTGATAGTCCAAGTCGAATGTCATTGTAACCAGGCATTCCATCCAGGATCGAAAGTGACGTTCTCCCTGCTCCACGGTATTCAGTGCGGAAACATTCGAGTAATTAACTGGGGAGCATTCTAAGCACCTGCCAACATGTGATGTTCAATTTAGGTTACAGTAGTCGACTGCAGAAGACAGACTCTCTTGGCGTTGATGGCggtgcaaacaaataaacaagaagTTCGCTGATTCGTTTTGTACAGCTCAATTGTGGGTGCAATTTGCGGCTTTAGaggcacacacaaacacagtTCTGTAATAGTTTTCATGCCACTTCGGCTCGCTGTGAAAATCGAAAGTGAAAATTCAACACGAAAATAACGTGATCTGGACCGGAGTCCAAGGCCCGAAGCCCAAAGTCTAAAGTCTGGAGGTAGCGCCAACGCATCCGAGGCGCTCGTGCTGGGTAAAtgtaaacacaaacaaaacagagtacattttcacttttccccAGTGCGGAGCTCCGCACTCCGGAGCCCCAAAGTGTGGATGGAATATGGCGAACAGCCCATGCCGAATGCCGAATGAATGGCGTGTCGCACAGCGAGTGCGACGAATtccaaaggcaaataaaaagttgGCGACGTGCTTTGTGTGCCGAAGAGTGGCGCTTTTGAGGGGAGGAGTGGGTGGTTcaggtggtgctggtggtgctggtggagctggGCACGAGCCCCTCCAATTGAGATGCCCAAAGAGTGGGAAACGGGAAATCATTCGCATTAACCGGCCTGATTAGCGAGGTGCctgaaacaaacaaaatggtTTATACTGCACTAAAAACAATACCACAAATATCCAAAATGTTTAGCAGCATCAATTCCCCAGCTGTAAACTAGTAAACTAGATCAACATTGTATACACTTTATAGGGTCGCAAACTCTTCAGTCTAACTCTcaaatacttttcagcgaATATCGTTACCCTTCAACTTTACGATTATATTGAGTAATACATCGTTACGGCAATATAATTAACAATGCATATATagaacaatttaaatattatttagttttccaTCAAAATAAGTTAAAATTTACGCACGAACTTAAATTGGTAAACATAGACTGAAACAATACATTTTTGAGCTGCCAATTTGGGTGATTAAATAGATTATAACCACACCTTTCACCCTTTACGCACGCAAAATTCATCATCATTCATCATTCATTCATCATCATACACACTGAATGTTGAAAAGAAATGTAGTCAGTTAATAAGCGTACATTGAAGATTGAAAAACTGTTAGACTACGAAAgaaaagattttaaatacaacaaataaatgaaatgactacacaaaatgatttgaaaatttgaaCTTTACCAGTTTAAATTCgcttatattatattattcgTAAATATAGTTGCTCAGATGAAGTGCGCAGCTCTTAAACTTTACCAATGGgtcttaaataaattatttatgggGGACAATAAAAGAAAGAATGCTAACCAACTGTACCTGAGTCTTCGCATACTTTTATCCATCCAAGGACACACGTAATGCGCTTATCAGGTTGCGAATTTTTTCCAGTTGCCTGTCACGTTCCCAAAAGTTATTTATTCGTGTGCCAACCGCGCTGAGTTCGCGGAAATTGGCCACAACTCCATCGCACCGAGAAGAGAATTCCCCACTGAAAAGAGCAATTATTCATTACAGAAAACTGAACCGAATCGAGAACCTTGGCATGCGAGTGCAGCTGCAAGGCGAAGGATAATGAAAATGAGTAGCCAGGACATCGACGGGGcgaaattaaaagcaaacatCCACAGAAAGCGGCGATGCAGTCCACTGCTATATGGAATTATTTTGCTTTACAAAGTGGCAATGATACCGGCAGCTGTTCCGCAATTGGAAGCAGGAACGCCCTATAGTCAGCCCCTAACTACGATGGCGGGACAGCCGCGCAACGATGACACATTCCGACCCATCCTGCCCATTGACATCAGTCCGGAGTTCATATCGCGCAATGTCTTCACCAAGTCGGGACAGTACCGAGTGTTCCAGCCGGCGGAGAGCGAAAGTGATCTGCGCTTGGCAGTGGCCATGCGTCGCCGGAACTTTAAGCACACCTCGGATTCACCAATACAGGAGGAGTCCAAGAGTTCGGGAGTCGCCTTCAAGAACAATACCGCTGCCTCTATTGACGCCGAACTAAAGGGTCTGGAGGATCTACTCGTGGACTACGTGGAGCAGTTCTTCAGCAACGGCAAATATGAACCCACTCCTGGATTGATCCTGGCCCTTCAGCAGAACCACTCGCACCCACAGTCTGGAACTGGAAAGCGCACAACCCGAAGTGTTTTGGAGGACACCAACGTGGAGCTGAATGTTCCAAGGGCTTTTGAAAGCGCACGCCTGCTTTTTTTCAGCGGTAAGTAAAAGTAAGAGCTAAAATCCTTGAAACTCCATTAAATGTCTCCTTACTTAAGTAGCAGGTAGATTAATTTTTGAAGAGCAACATTTTTCACACATATTTAAGTACTTAAATCTCCATGCTTTTCTTCAAGTACATAACCaaattaagtaaaaacaagagagaacgctatagtcgagttccccgtgggcgtggcacctttgggcggtttgtgggcgttagagtgggcgtggcaacatgaatcaaccGTAAAtcagcagtaaaaatagttgtccaaaagtagaatgtcatacctcgttgaagtcgtaacaaaatttcctaaCCACATGAgctcaaaaaaataaaatgtaatttttggccattttttgcaaattttgatgttgGTACCCCTTttcgaaaatgcaaaactttgaacttttttttcttttttaaaaaccgaaaaagtagaGATGtctatgtttattagcagcacaaaacagtctttattttagctgtgcggccatttttggccaagttatgccgaaaacgccgattaaaaatatcagatttttaaaaaaatttttttgtttaattttttgataaaaaataatcattttttttcgatagcaagGAAAATAATTGTCCAAGACTgaaatgccatacctcgttgaattcgtaacaaaattctctatcgatccatgtacatagattgaaatgctaattttttgctatttttcgcaaattttgatgatggtaccccttatcaaacatgcaaaaatttgtacaattttttttttcaaaaattgaaaaagtagAGGgagacatagttagctatgtttattagcagcacaaaacagtccTTATCTTATGTAGCTctgcggccatttttggccaagttatggcgaaaacgccgattgaaaatatacgatttttttacaaaaatttttttttccgattttttgatcaaatataatccgtttttttctcgttgaattcgtactctacaagtaacggtaaaataaattaaagggaccaaaagcaaaagcaaaatcGGATACATCAGACATCGTTACTCACAAAATTCTCTCAATAGCTTACTTGAATAGTATATCGGCTATTACCAATCCAATATTAAAGTTATTCAAGTTATTGATTCACACTTGGTACATTGTTCTTGTATTAACTAACGACATACCAATTTTCCACACCAGGTTTGAAGAAGGTGATGTGGCCCATATACATGGGACTGCAAGTGCTGAAGAGCGTGCTCTTCGCCATGTTCCTGCCAACCATCATCAGCAGTGTAAGCCGACTGATTGGCAAGGGTAACTACATAGGCTTAGGGCacttgaataaatttaaacatttgtaTTCCTTTTGGGCCAGGCATCACATCCGGCTCGGCTGGGTCGGTGCCGTTGTTCATCCGTCCCATGGAGCCGCCGCAGGAACTGGACTTCCGGGACAACAGCATGAATTTCGATGACGACAGCAAGTTCTCCCTGGCGGAAGAGAGCAAAACGCCAGCTAGCTACGAGTACAATGCAGGTAGGTCATCTGAAGAAGAAAATGCCGTCTTGATGAtagttattataatttttgcttaCCCTGCAGAGGCTTCCCAGCAGCAGGCGCAATATGCCCAGGTGAATGGGAACTCAGTAAGCCAGGCCACTTTGTCGCGCTACGGAGGTCAGCAGATGATGCAGGACACCTATCTGAGTGCTCTGCAGAGTATTGGGGCTGCCTCCTTCAAGAACTCCCAGAGCATGTCGGGATCCTTCAGCGCAGGTGCTGGTGGCGGAGCTCCAGGAATGACCAAGAAACCAACGCCAGCGGTCATGAACACGTTCCAGAGCTTCCAAAAGGTGCCCAGTTCGTCGCTTTTGCTGTCCAACTACGACCCCTTCTACAGTCCACTATTGTCTCGCTTGGACTCGGTGTTTGCCCAGCTCAAATTGAATCCGGAGAACGAGGCTTGCCGGGAGAAACTCATCTGCTTGATGTACGCCAACCCCGCGAAGTATGCTCCGTACAGCAACCTGGTATCCGCCCAACTCAGCAGGTGAGTTTGTTTTCCGCCTGAAAGTATGCCATAATAAATCGCAGTTGAAATATTACACTAGGTAATGTTATAGGGAAATTCCAGCTACCGCTTTGTGTCCTTGGCGCCGtctaaatttgaaatattaatattaacaACATTAATAACAtaacaacaagagagaaaaacaatgtacagtcgagttccccgactatcagatacccgttagtCAGCTAGAGGAAGGGCGAACGAGAAATTTTGTTGATAGAAGtggaaaaatataataacaaataaaaaaccaattaacaaTTCTGAATCTCCTTAGAGCACAGCGGAGAATAAGGTCTCTCACTCAGGCAGTCACAGAAATCGCTTATTCATATTAATGacaatttaacaattatttaattccttaaatttaatttaactgcCTCGCCCACTTTTAGGGAACTAAACGAGCTACGGAAGCCGACTTCCGACAACCCGGACATCCTGCGATTCTTCAAGTACATGCGGGCGGCGAAGGACGGCCAGGACGGCGTCGACTGCGACGAGTCCTTCGCCAAGTGCAAGGAGCTGAAGGACCTCGAGAACCCGGCAATGCTGTCCACCTACAACGACATCAACAAACTGGTCCAGGCCCGCAAGCTGGCGTAGACAGGGTCGAAATGGAGTAATGGACCACGGAGCAATCTCTGGGACGGGATGGAGTCGAGATGACAGCAAAGTTCGTGGAAGTCACGTCAAAAGTCCGTCTGACATCCCGACATCCCGCCTGCCTTCTGGGGATGGGCGGTGTAATTATGCAAATCGTACTTTAGATAGGATAGCCTAGCCATATATATAGAGGATCGTCAGACGACGGCAGCTGTCGGCGGAGGGCGAGGGTGGGTGCGCAGGGGCGGGGGGCATCATTAATACGCTGTAAATAGAAAAGTTTGTTTCGTTTAGTTTAATTAGCGCGAGCACCAATTACTGGAGGACGCTGTTATTTTTAGCCATTTAGCTgaattttaagtatttatttctaGCCTACGACTATGCTTAAAACTTACCCAActagttttaattatttattctgttgttgttatgcGATTAGTCAGCGAGCGTTGTTCAATGTCCtaattattcaataaaatcaTGTTGTACCACCAGAAATAAACTGCTCTAATAATCTTTCAGCGGAAGATTAACACTTTGCGCTTGATACGGGAGGAGAAACCGGGATTTGGTTTCTTAAGCTTATTCCTGCTTTAAATTGACGTCAAGGAGAAACAGCTTTTAGTTTTATTGCAAATATCTGCGTTATACAGAAATCTCTGCAAGACTTGAATTAGCACAAAACCTACTTACAAGCAAACATGTGTTTGCTAGTATATGGCTAGTATATGCATctaaatgtatgtacatgcgtgtaaataaataatagtatCCTTCACAGAGATAACGTTCTGTCCTTTCTCCTTCAATACAGTGTCCGAATAGTGACAATGAACCATCGAGAATAGTTAATTCATTTGTAATATAACATGTTTTAATATTACCAgtatttgtcaaaaaaaaaaaaatgttacgAGTGGTTTTGAACTTTTATCGATCTTTGTTTAATGATTCTGTGTGATAAAATAATATCTATATTTTACAGAGTTATAGAAACTTTAATCAAAGGAATATTTTATGGCTCTTGTGAAATTGTTTTCTATTGAGTGACTTAGGAAAAACGTATTATGATTAAATCATGCAGCTTGATATTTATTGTCGCGGTACTCGAAAACTAATAGTGGTAAAATGGCATATTCTTTATTATAAATAGAAACAGATATCACGATTTAGTGGATTTCTCAATCAATTCAAAGTTGACAATTAagtaacaaatatttaatagacCCTTGACTATTGCGTTTCGCCTCGATTGGTATTGCTTCGTACATTTATCTACGGAAAATTGTGCTAggtttatttattgcacagACTGGCAGTGAAAGTGGAAGCACATATTGGGTTTAGCCTTCATGTTACCGGAATTCCGGCCCACTTGTTTACATGTAGATACatagtacatatatgtatgtatatgcggAATgtccattttatttacatttgatGAATTTTCCCACTGGTCGAATCCTCGAAAGTTCTGGACTAGATGATTCAATTACGTCCAGATGGGGTCGGGACATGTCCGGCAAAAGAGGAGCGTCCCCGACCGCAACTTCGCCCCCACCCCCCCTACGGCAGACAAGTGCCCTCGAACTGACGGAAACAATTTCCGCCGGCGGGCTTCTGTTTGCGGCCTCGTTGGCAGATCGTGCCTACTCTGACCGAGGAAAATCGGGAAATCGTGCGAGTGTGGCAGCGGGAAAACCCGCAGCATGCAGCttgttgttttgatttttgtggcAGCCAGAGGGGGAATTGCCCAGTTGCCCCACAGTTGCCACCGCAGGAAATTGCAGAGAATGCAAAAACCAACTGGATGCATTTGCCTCTGGTTCGCATTTCGCTCTGGCTTTAAACGTGGGCGTTCCCAAAAACCCGTTTGCAGTAAAAGTAATAATCGCATGTGAGGCAAGAGGCCAAGAGTTACATAACCCCGGGCGGCTGTGACGTACGTTTTCCCGGAATGAGTCACTTCAACAGTTTGTTGGCTCTTTAAATCAAACTCAAATTAAAGCCAAGGCCTCGACGTGCGCCACAATAATTTTTTGGGATTTTCTCAAGGCACACGAACGCTCGACTCGCCCAGCCGGACGCGAAAAAGCAAAAGCGCAGGTCGTTGTCTCTCACCCACGGAGGCAAAAGTAAACCCGATCGACTGATCGTATCCACAACCTACCGCAAGTGCGACTGTGTTGAGATCTGCCTCTTAGCCATCATCATCGTTGTCGGCCAAAAGCGACGACAGCGGCTGGCCTATTGTCTCCATGTATTGACTTTGCCAACGACTCCTCCTCTCGCCACTTATCGCATTTCATATAAAATCTTTGCCGGCCAGCAGCCACGGCACAGTCGCTTTTGGCCCACAGAAAGACAGAGTCGCTTAAAAAACGCGTTAAGGATATACCCAATAAAAATCACCCCAGGCGCTCATAGGAAACAGCTAAAGGTAAACAGCGGAAAAAACCGagcgaaaaaataaagtaaaattgtgtgaagtgaagtgaaatGAACTGCGAGAAATTGTGtaataaccaaataaaatagatGTGGGAAATGCCAGCATTGCCAAATTTAACGACCATTGGATTGTGGCAGAAAGGTTTTAAGCGTACTTTAATAAATCGGTTGAAAAtatactattttttttgtaaaatacaCTTCTCTAAACAGAAAAGTCTTTATAACATGCCTTTagttatttgaatattttctattaattccaattaatataattttctgCATGACCATaagaaaaaagtaatttaGTTACATATAAGCGGGTAAtgaaaaataggaaaatgaaaaaaaatgtaaataatttgATCATCAACTAATTGTTCACATGTATTCAAAAATTGGTTAGGAGATGCTATTTTCAACAATTCTATACTATTCTTTACTTTACTGTACTATACATTATATACtattgtttatatgtatagtgttcaaaatcaaatgggcatatatgtatattggtaaaaatatattttttttcgacAAATATGTACCCACATGGTGGGCGTTTGAAGGGTGTGCATAAACTGTTTAATCTACCGA
This genomic stretch from Drosophila yakuba strain Tai18E2 chromosome 3R, Prin_Dyak_Tai18E2_2.1, whole genome shotgun sequence harbors:
- the LOC6537572 gene encoding uncharacterized protein LOC6537572; translation: MKMSSQDIDGAKLKANIHRKRRCSPLLYGIILLYKVAMIPAAVPQLEAGTPYSQPLTTMAGQPRNDDTFRPILPIDISPEFISRNVFTKSGQYRVFQPAESESDLRLAVAMRRRNFKHTSDSPIQEESKSSGVAFKNNTAASIDAELKGLEDLLVDYVEQFFSNGKYEPTPGLILALQQNHSHPQSGTGKRTTRSVLEDTNVELNVPRAFESARLLFFSGLKKVMWPIYMGLQVLKSVLFAMFLPTIISSVSRLIGKGITSGSAGSVPLFIRPMEPPQELDFRDNSMNFDDDSKFSLAEESKTPASYEYNAEASQQQAQYAQVNGNSVSQATLSRYGGQQMMQDTYLSALQSIGAASFKNSQSMSGSFSAGAGGGAPGMTKKPTPAVMNTFQSFQKVPSSSLLLSNYDPFYSPLLSRLDSVFAQLKLNPENEACREKLICLMYANPAKYAPYSNLVSAQLSRELNELRKPTSDNPDILRFFKYMRAAKDGQDGVDCDESFAKCKELKDLENPAMLSTYNDINKLVQARKLA